The sequence CTTAATGAAACATTGTTTCAAGAGATGTTATACTCTACCTAGGTATTGATTGTCAAATCAGTGATTGTTGCTTCCATCACGTATTTCCATATGCAAAAGTAGAGGCACGGCGCCGCCGGACCCCTAGCAGTGCTGTGCCGTCGATGGTGTCAAGACAGAGGTAATGGTCGCGGGCCAGAACGTGGATGGCAGAACGGTAGAGGCGAAACATATTTCGTCCCTTCCTACCATCGATGCTATCGAACCAGCCAACGCCATTCTTCCCGTGCATACCGTTGATACGGTCAATGCGAGCGATTCGGGTGTGACGGTAGCAGTTAGATCAATGTCAGTGGTTCCGTACCCCTGCCGTTCCCCCAAACGTGGTATGATAGCCACGATTGAAATCCTGGAGGCGTTATGCGGGTCTTGATTACCGGTATTACCGGACCGGTGGGAAGTTTTCTGGCCGACTATCTGTTAACCGTTCCTGGCCTAGAGATACATGCCTTTAAGCGTTGGCGGAGCGATCCGCGACCGATTGAGCATTTGCTGGGAAAGATCACCATTCACGAAGGTGACATTGAAGATGCGTTTTCGGTAGATCGAGCAGTTGCTACCGCCCGTCCAGATCGAATTTTTCACCTGGCGGCCCAGAGCTATCCGAGTGCTTCATGGGATGCACCAATTCTAACCATGCGGGCAAATGTCGAGGGCACATTGAACCTGCTCGAAGCAGCGCGTCGTCATGTTCCCCATGCCCGTATCCACATTGCCGGCACCAGTGCCGAATATGGGCCGGTACGGCCTGACGAAGTACCAATACGCGAGGAACATCCGCTACGCCCGGCCAGCCCGTATGGGGTGAGCAAAGTCGCCGCCGAATTGAGCGGTCTTCAATATCACACTAGTTATGGGATGCATGTGATCGTTACCCGATCGTTCAACCATGTTGGGCCGCGGCAGGGCGATCGCTGCTCGATCCAAACGTTCTGCCGTCAGATGGCCCTTATCGAGGCTGGGAAACAGGCGCCGGTTATGTATGTCGGTAATTTATCACCGAAGCGTGATTTTACCCATACTCGCGATGTAGCACGTGCCCTCTGGCTGCTCATCGAACACGGCGCGCCAGGCGAAGTGTACAATCTATGCTCAGGGCAGGCTATCAGGATCGGTGATATTGTTGATATGGTGGTTGCGATGGGGCGTGTACCGGTCACAGTGCAGGTTGATCCCTCTCGCCTGCGACTGGTCGATGAGCCCATCTTGCAAGGCGACAATCGCAAACTTCGGGCTGCCACCGGTTGGCAACCTGAGATTGGCATTGAGCAGATCGTTGCCGAAGTGCTTGACTACTGGCGTCAGCAATTGGCTATCACCGACGGGCGATAAGCAATATGGGCACTCTCTACATTGTTGCGACCCCGATTGGCAACCTCGAAGATATTACTCTCCGCGCCCTCCGCATCTTGCGCGAAGTGAGTCTGATCGCTGCCGAAGATACACGTCATACGCGCATCTTGCTCGATCATTATCAGATTAACACGCCCTGTATCTCGTATCATGAACACAACAAACTTGCCCGGCGCGATGAGATTCTTACAGCCTTAAACAGTGGTGATGTAGCGTTGGTTTCTGACGCCGGTACACCGGCGATTGCCGATCCCGGCCAGGAACTGGTACAGGCGTGTCTGGCCGCTGGCCATACGATTACGCCTGTCCCTGGCCCTAGCGCACCCATCGCTGCACTGGTGGC comes from Chloroflexus sp. Y-396-1 and encodes:
- a CDS encoding GDP-mannose 4,6-dehydratase, whose protein sequence is MRVLITGITGPVGSFLADYLLTVPGLEIHAFKRWRSDPRPIEHLLGKITIHEGDIEDAFSVDRAVATARPDRIFHLAAQSYPSASWDAPILTMRANVEGTLNLLEAARRHVPHARIHIAGTSAEYGPVRPDEVPIREEHPLRPASPYGVSKVAAELSGLQYHTSYGMHVIVTRSFNHVGPRQGDRCSIQTFCRQMALIEAGKQAPVMYVGNLSPKRDFTHTRDVARALWLLIEHGAPGEVYNLCSGQAIRIGDIVDMVVAMGRVPVTVQVDPSRLRLVDEPILQGDNRKLRAATGWQPEIGIEQIVAEVLDYWRQQLAITDGR